CAATCCAATCCTTTGGCCGGCTTGACGTGCTGGTCAACAACGCCGGTTTCATCCGCGACCGAATGCTGGCCAACACCAGCGAAGGCGAGTGGGACGCCGTTATTCGTGTGCACCTCAAAGGGCATTTCGCGACGCTGCGGCACGCGGCGAGTTACTGGCGGCGGCAGATCAAATCCGGTGCGGCCGGCCCGGATGATCTTAACGCGCGGATCATCAATACCAGCTCCGCCGCCGGATTGCAGGGCAGCGTCGGACAGGGCAACTACTCGGCGGCCAAGGCGGGCATCGCCGCGCTGACCCTCGTCGGCGCCGCCGAGTTGGGCCGCTACGGGATCACCGTCAACGCGATCGCGCCGGCCGCCCGCACCCGGATGACCGAAGCCGTGTTCGCCGAAACTATGGCCCCACCCGAGGACGGCGGATTCGACGCGATGGCGCCGGAGAACGTCTCGCCACTCGTCGTGTGGCTGGGCAGCACCGAATCCCGCGACGTCACCGGCAAGGTGTTCGAGGTCGAGGGCGGCCTGATCCGCGTCGCCGAAGGCTGGGCGCACGGCCCGCAGATCGACAAGGACGCGAAATGGGATCCCGCCGAGTTGGGGCCCGTCGTCACCGACCTGCTGGCCAAGTCGCGAACGCCGGTGCCGGTTTACGGGGCCTAGTCGATACACCGAACGTGGACGTGCGGCGAAATCTCCGCCGCCGATTCTTCGCCGTGGTTGCACGTCCGGCGACTCAAGGAGCGCAGACGACGATCGGAATCGTCCGGTCGGTCCAGGACTGGTAGTGCTCGAACATCGGATACATGGCCACCAACTGCGGCCAGTAGCGGGCGCGCTCTTCGTCGGTGGCGTCCCGCGCGGCAAGGTCGAGCACTTCTTTCTTGATCCGGACCTGCACTTTGGGGTTGGCCTTGAGGTTGAGGTACCACATCGGGTGTTTGTCGCGGCCACCCGAGGAGGCGCCCAGGATCACGCGGTCTCCGTCGCGCAGGTAGAGCACCGGGCTCACCCTCGGTTGCCCGGTCTTGCGGCCGGTGGTGGTCAGCAGCGCGACGGGACTCTTCTGGAACGTGCCGCCGAGCTTTCCGTCGGTGCGCCGATAGATCCACGTGTTGGCGCGTGCCATCCACTTGATGAATTGGCTGGTCCAGGGCGAGTTCAGGGCGCGTGGCCTTTTCATTTACCCTCCGCTAGTGCTGAATTGCCCGGCTCTCCCCCGCAAGCGGGCGGTACCTTCTCCTCACCCCGCTGCGCGGGCCGCATCGTCGCCGGGCTAGTGCTGAATTGCCCGGCTTCTCCTCACCCCGCTGCGCGGGCCGCATCGTCGCCGGGCTAGTGCTGAATGAAAGGACGCAAACTGGCCCTGATGTGATGGATCAGCCCGTCGTCCGGTATCACGAAGGTTTCGTCAACATGTGACGCGACCCGCCGCCCGCCCAACGAGACCTTGGTCAACACGTCGTACACCGCGCGCACCTCGTCGCCGGTGACGGTGTACTCGGGCCGGGTCGTATCAGCGATGACACGGAACTGCGGGCCGCGATTGAGGCTGCGCCGCAGGTGGTTTCCGGAGAACCCGGTTTTGACGCCCATCTCGATCCGGACGCAATCAGGCGCGAACGGAACGGCGTCGGCGTCATGGCTGACCAGTGCGTCGATATATGCCTGCGCCGCCGCGATGCGGTCGGCCTCCGAGACGCCCATCAGATCCGCTCGATGATGGTGCCGGTGGCCAGGGCGCCGCCGGCGCACATGGTGATCAGCGCTGTGCTGCGATCGGATCGCTCCAATTCGTGCAAGGCGGTGGTGATCAGCCGGCTGCCCGTGCAGCCCACCGGGTGACCCAACGCGATCGCGCCGCCGTTGACGTTGACCCTGGCCATGTCGGGGTCGTGCACCCGCGCCCAGGACAGCACCACGGATGCGAACGCCTCGTTGATCTCGACGATGTCGATGTCGCCGATCTTCATGCCGGCCTTCTCCAGCACCCTCGCCGTCGACTGCACCGGACCGTCCAGGTGGTAGTAGGGTTCGGCGCCGACGAGTGCTTGGGCAACGATCCGGGCTCGCGGGGTCAAGCCGTGTGCCCGTGCCACGGATTCGTCCATCCACAACACGGCCGCGGCACCGTCGGAAATCTGCGACGACGTGCCCGCCGTGTGGATGCCGCCCTCGAGCACCGGCTTGAGTTGGCTCAATCCCTCCATGGTGGTGTCGCGCAGGCCCTGATCACGGGAGACCATGTGACGCTCGGCGGTGGGCTGCTTCTGCTCGTCAAGCACCGGCGCTTCGATCGGCGAGATCTCGCGGTCGAAGCGGCCCTCGTCCCAGGCCTGCTTTGCCTTGGCCTGGGAGGCGTAGCCGAACTCGTCGATGTCCTCGCGGGTGATGCCGCGTCGTTTGGCGATCCGCTCGGCAGCCTCGAACTGGTTCGGCATGTCGATGTCCCACGACTGCGCGCGGATCAGCGAGCGGTCCGGACCCGCGTTGGCACCCAGGCCCACCCGGCTCATCGCCTCGATGCCGCAGGCGATGCCGATGTCGATCGCGCCGATGGCGATCAACCCGGCGATCAGGTGATTGGCCTGCTGGCCACTGCCGCACTGGCAATCGACGGTGGTGGCACCCACGTGCTCCGGTAAACCAGCGGTCAGCCAGGCCGTCCGGCTGATGTTGTTGGACTGCTCGCTGAACTGGGTCACGCATCCGCCGATGACCTGCTCGACGTCTCCGGCGTCGATACCGGCCTTGTCGACCAGCGCCCTTTGCACAGAACCAAGCAGCTCGGTGGAATGCAGGCCTGACAGCCACCCATTGCGTTTGCCGATCGGGCTGCGGGTGGCCTCAACGATTACCGGATTGCCCATGGAGCCAGGCTAGAACACGTTTCATTACTCTGACAAGCGACGATGCCTCGATTCCTTTTCTCTGCGGTGAAGGCATGTTTTACTGGCAGATGAGCATCACTAGGACAACTAGTGTCCTGCCACAAGTCATCGAGGACTGCAGTAAGGAGACATAGCGTGCCCAGCCCCAATCTTCCCCCCGGGTTCGATTTCACCGACCCCGACATCTACGCCGAGCGGCTGCCGGTCGAGGAGTTCGCCGAGCTGCGGGCGGCCGCGCCGATCTGGTGGAACGAACAGGCTCCCGGCAAGGGCGGCGGCTTCCACGACGGCGGGTTCTGGGCGGTGACGAAGCTCAAGGACGTCAAGGAGGTGTCGCTGCGCAGCGACGTCTTTTCCAGCTGGCAAAACGGCGCGATCCCGCGGTTCCACAATGACATCGCCCGCGAGGACATCGATGTGCAGCGGGCCGTCATGCTCAACATGGACGCCCCGCACCACACCCGGCTGCGCAAGATCATCTCCCGCGGTTTCACGCCGCGTGCCATCGGACGGCTGCGCGACGAACTCAACGAGCGCGCCCAGAACATCGCCCGAGAGGCGGCGGCGGCCGGTTCCGGCGATTTTGTCGAGCAGGTGTCCTGCGAGCTTCCACTGCAGGCGATCGCGGGTTTGCTCGGCGTGCCCCAGGAGGATCGCGGCAAGCTGTTCCACTGGTCGAACGAAATGACCGGCAACGAGGATCCGGAGTACGCCCATATCGACCCGAAGGTGTCGTCGGCCGAGCTGATCGGCTATGCGATGAAGATGGCCGAGGAGAGGGCGAAGAATCCGGGCGACGACATCGTGACCCAGCTGGTCCAGGCCGACATCGATGGTGAGAAGCTCTCCGACGACGAGTTCGGCTTCTTCGTGGTGATGCTCGCGGTGGCCGGGAACGAGACCACCCGGAACTCCATTACGCAGGGAATGATGGCGTTCGCCGACCACCCCGACCAGTGGGAGCTGTACAAGAAGGAGCGTCCCGAGACCGCCGCCGACGAGATCGTCCGCTGGGCCACACCGGTCACCTGCTTCCAGCGCACCGCCCTGGAGGATTACGAGCTGTCCGGCGTGCAGATCAAGAAGGGCCAGCGGGTTCTGCTGTTCTACCGGTCGGCGAACTTCGACGAATCGGTCTTCGACGATCCGTTCACGTTCAACATCCTGCGAAACCCGAACCCGCATGTCGGCTTTGGCGGTACGGGCGCGCATTACTGCATCGGCGCCAACCTGGCCCGGATGACGATCAACCTGATCTTCAACGCTGTGGCCGACCACATGCCGGATTTGAAGCCGATCTCGGCGCCCGAGCGATTGCGGTCGGGCTGGCTCAACGGGATCAAACACTGGCGGGTCGACTACACCGGCGCCAAGTGCCCGGTTGCCCATTGATGGATTAAGAGAGCCGCGATGGATTTCCAGCTCACCGCGGAACAACAAGCCGTTGCCGACGTTGTCACGTCGGTTATGGAACGGGACTTGAGTTGGACGGCTCTGGTCGACGGGGGCGTGACGGCGTTGCCGGTGCCGGAACGTCTGGGCGGCGACGGCGTTGGGTTGTCCGAGGTCGGGACGGTGCTGACCGAGGTGGGACGCCACGGCGCCATCACGCCGGCGCTGACGACCCTGGGCTTTGGTGTGGTCCCGCTGCTCGATCTGGGATCGGTCGAGCAGCAGGACCGGTTTTTGTCCGGGGTGGGCAAGGGTGCAGTGTTGACCGCCGCGCTCAACGAGCCGGGTGCGGCGCTGCCCGACCGGCCCGCGGTGGGCTACAACGGCGGCCGGTTGTCGGGCACCAAGATTGGTGTGGGATATGCCGAGTCGGCGGATTGGATGATCGTCACGGCCGACAACGCGGTCGTGGTGGTATCACCAAAGACCGGCGGTGTGCGGCTGGTCCGCACGCCGACGTCGAATGGTTCCGACGAGTACACGGTGACGTTTGAGGGCGTTGCGGTTGACGATTCCGATGTGTTGACGGGCGCTGCCGCGCGTCGGGTAAACCAGTTGGCGCTGGCCATGATTGGTGCTTACGCCGACGGGCTGGTGGCCGGGGCGCTGCGGTTGACCGCGGATTACGTGGCCAACCGCAAGCAGTTCGGCAAGCCGCTGTCGACCTTTCAGACCGTGGCCGCACAGCTCGCCGAGGTCTATATCGCCTCGCGCACCATCGATTTGGCGTCCAAGTCGGTGATCTGGCGGTTGGCCGAGGGTCTGGATGCCAACGATGATCTCGACGTCCTCGGGTACTGGCTGACGTCGCAGGCGCCGCCGGTGATGCAGACCTGCCACCACCTGCACGGTGGGATGGGGATGGACATCACCTACCCGATGCACCGGTACTACTCGACGATCAAGGACCTGACCCGGCTGCTGGGCGGGCCTTCACATCGTCTCGACCGGGTGGCGATCGCAAGCGCGGCGGAGCCGGGCGCGGCGGGTCGCCACCCAGACGACCCGGTGGGAGCGCAATGTTCATCGAACTGACCCCGGAGCAGCGGCGGCTGCAGGCCGAGATACGACAATACTTTTCAAATTTGATCTCGACCGACGAGCGCGAGGAGATGGAGAAGGATCGCCACGGCGCCGCCTACCGCGCGGTGATCCGGCGGATGGGCCGGGACGGAAAGCTCGGCGTCGGGTGGCCAAAGGAGTTCGGCGGCTTGGGCTTTGGCCCGATCGAGCAGCAGATCTTCGTCAACGAGGCCCATCGGGCCGACGTGCCGCTGCCCGCCGTGACGCTACAGACCGTGGGCCCGACCCTGCAGGTGTACGGCAGCGAGATGCAGAAGACGAAGTTCCTGCCCGCGATCCTGGCCGGTGAGGTGCACTTCGCGATCGGTTACACCGAACCGGAGGCGGGCACCGACCTGGCGTCGTTGCGCACTACCGCGGTGCGCCACGG
This is a stretch of genomic DNA from Mycobacterium lacus. It encodes these proteins:
- a CDS encoding SDR family oxidoreductase translates to MGLVDGRVVIITGAGRGIGRAHALAFAAEGARVVVNDVGVGLDGSAGESPAQQVVDEITASGGEAIANGDDVADWTGAQNLIETAIQSFGRLDVLVNNAGFIRDRMLANTSEGEWDAVIRVHLKGHFATLRHAASYWRRQIKSGAAGPDDLNARIINTSSAAGLQGSVGQGNYSAAKAGIAALTLVGAAELGRYGITVNAIAPAARTRMTEAVFAETMAPPEDGGFDAMAPENVSPLVVWLGSTESRDVTGKVFEVEGGLIRVAEGWAHGPQIDKDAKWDPAELGPVVTDLLAKSRTPVPVYGA
- a CDS encoding steroid 3-ketoacyl-CoA thiolase, producing the protein MGNPVIVEATRSPIGKRNGWLSGLHSTELLGSVQRALVDKAGIDAGDVEQVIGGCVTQFSEQSNNISRTAWLTAGLPEHVGATTVDCQCGSGQQANHLIAGLIAIGAIDIGIACGIEAMSRVGLGANAGPDRSLIRAQSWDIDMPNQFEAAERIAKRRGITREDIDEFGYASQAKAKQAWDEGRFDREISPIEAPVLDEQKQPTAERHMVSRDQGLRDTTMEGLSQLKPVLEGGIHTAGTSSQISDGAAAVLWMDESVARAHGLTPRARIVAQALVGAEPYYHLDGPVQSTARVLEKAGMKIGDIDIVEINEAFASVVLSWARVHDPDMARVNVNGGAIALGHPVGCTGSRLITTALHELERSDRSTALITMCAGGALATGTIIERI
- a CDS encoding nuclear transport factor 2-like protein encodes the protein MGVSEADRIAAAQAYIDALVSHDADAVPFAPDCVRIEMGVKTGFSGNHLRRSLNRGPQFRVIADTTRPEYTVTGDEVRAVYDVLTKVSLGGRRVASHVDETFVIPDDGLIHHIRASLRPFIQH
- a CDS encoding acyl-CoA dehydrogenase family protein; the protein is MDFQLTAEQQAVADVVTSVMERDLSWTALVDGGVTALPVPERLGGDGVGLSEVGTVLTEVGRHGAITPALTTLGFGVVPLLDLGSVEQQDRFLSGVGKGAVLTAALNEPGAALPDRPAVGYNGGRLSGTKIGVGYAESADWMIVTADNAVVVVSPKTGGVRLVRTPTSNGSDEYTVTFEGVAVDDSDVLTGAAARRVNQLALAMIGAYADGLVAGALRLTADYVANRKQFGKPLSTFQTVAAQLAEVYIASRTIDLASKSVIWRLAEGLDANDDLDVLGYWLTSQAPPVMQTCHHLHGGMGMDITYPMHRYYSTIKDLTRLLGGPSHRLDRVAIASAAEPGAAGRHPDDPVGAQCSSN
- a CDS encoding nitroreductase family deazaflavin-dependent oxidoreductase, which produces MKRPRALNSPWTSQFIKWMARANTWIYRRTDGKLGGTFQKSPVALLTTTGRKTGQPRVSPVLYLRDGDRVILGASSGGRDKHPMWYLNLKANPKVQVRIKKEVLDLAARDATDEERARYWPQLVAMYPMFEHYQSWTDRTIPIVVCAP
- a CDS encoding cytochrome P450, giving the protein MPSPNLPPGFDFTDPDIYAERLPVEEFAELRAAAPIWWNEQAPGKGGGFHDGGFWAVTKLKDVKEVSLRSDVFSSWQNGAIPRFHNDIAREDIDVQRAVMLNMDAPHHTRLRKIISRGFTPRAIGRLRDELNERAQNIAREAAAAGSGDFVEQVSCELPLQAIAGLLGVPQEDRGKLFHWSNEMTGNEDPEYAHIDPKVSSAELIGYAMKMAEERAKNPGDDIVTQLVQADIDGEKLSDDEFGFFVVMLAVAGNETTRNSITQGMMAFADHPDQWELYKKERPETAADEIVRWATPVTCFQRTALEDYELSGVQIKKGQRVLLFYRSANFDESVFDDPFTFNILRNPNPHVGFGGTGAHYCIGANLARMTINLIFNAVADHMPDLKPISAPERLRSGWLNGIKHWRVDYTGAKCPVAH